A genomic window from Spodoptera frugiperda isolate SF20-4 chromosome 29, AGI-APGP_CSIRO_Sfru_2.0, whole genome shotgun sequence includes:
- the LOC118268661 gene encoding cadherin-related family member 5 isoform X44 produces the protein MANLKFLFITLMAVNYIAANEVTIKEEDYDKIFDFANMVCACSEHKLEQTKCSLPPPFNQTDGVLNTNVNQFCEAFTIIKDKHDGTSPTEPTPVVITKTTSDGPGGSTTKPTPAAPANATSDGPGGSTTKPTPAAPANATSDGPGGPTTKPTPAAPANATSDGPGGSTTKPTPAAPSNATSDGPGGPTTKPTPAAPSNATSDGPGGSTTKPTPAAPANATSDGPGGSTTKPTPAAPTNATSDGPGGSTTKPTPAAPTNATTVKPGTEPAAPKEVDEKGGKAGEFTNSEDPNKYSLATLLIILFCSFGAGLLVAFASKKGYDHYKTRSFVIPPEQDIPI, from the exons ATGgcgaatttaaaatttttgtttataaccCTTAtg gcAGTAAACTACATTGCTGCGAACGAGGTGACTATCAAGGAAGAGGATTATGATaaaat attcGACTTCGCTAACATGGTCTGCGCATGTTCAga GCATAAGCTAGAACAGACGAAG TGTTCTTTACCGCCACCGTTCAACCAAACAGATGGAGTTCT GAATACTAATGTTAACCAATTTTGCGAAGCCTTCAC AATTATCAAAGATAAACATGATGGAACCAGCCCAACAGAACCAACCCCTGTTGTAATAACTAAAACTACAAGCGATGGGCCCGGAGGTTCCACAACAAAACCAACCCCCGCTGCACCAGCTAACGCTACAAGCGATGGGCCCGGAGGTTCCACAACAAAACCAACCCCCGCTGCACCAGCTAACGCTACAAGCGATGGGCCCGGAG GTCCCACAACAAAACCAACCCCCGCTGCACCAGCTAACGCTACAAGCGATGGGCCCGGAGGTTCCACAACAAAACCAACCCCCGCTGCACCATCTAACGCTACAAGCGATGGGCCCGGAGGTCCCACAACAAAACCAACCCCCGCTGCACCAAGTAACGCTACAAGCGATGGGCCCGGAGGTTCCACAACAAAACCAACCCCCGCTGCACCAGCTAACGCTACAAGCGATGGGCCCGGAG GTTCCACAACAAAACCAACCCCCGCTGCACCAACTAACGCTACAAGCGATGGGCCCGGAG GTTCCACAACAAAACCAACCCCCGCTGCACCAACTAACGCTACAACCGTTAAACCCGGAACTGAGCCAGCTGCACCAAAAGAAGTTGATGAAAA gggtgGAAAAGCAGGTGAATTCACAAATAGCGAGGATCCGAACAAGTATTCGTTAGCAACGCTCCTAATAATACTGTTTTGTTCTTTTGGCGCCGGCCTGCTCGTTGCTTTTGCATCTAAAAAGGGATACGACCACTACAAAACTCGATCATTTG TGATCCCGCCTGAACAGGACATACCGATATAA
- the LOC118268661 gene encoding mucin-5AC isoform X1: MANLKFLFITLMAVNYIAANEVTIKEEDYDKIFDFANMVCACSEHKLEQTKCSLPPPFNQTDGVLNTNVNQFCEAFTIIKDKHDGTSPTEPTPVVITKTTSDGPGGSTTKPTPAAPANATSDGPGGSTTKPTPAAPANATSDGPGGSTTKPTPAAPSNATSDGPGGPTTKPTPAAPANATSDGPGGSTTKPTPAAPSNATSDGPGGPTTKPTPAAPSNATSDGPGGSTTKPTPAAPANATSDGPGGSTTKPTPAAPANATSDGPGGSTTKPTPAAPTNDTSDGPGGSTTKPTPAAPSNATSDGPGGPTTKPTPAAPSNATSDGPGGSTTKPTPAAPTNATSDGPGGPTTKPTPAAPANATSDGPGGSTTKPTPAAPSNATSDGPGGSTTKPTPAAPTNATTVKPGTEPAAPKEVDEKGGKAGEFTNSEDPNKYSLATLLIILFCSFGAGLLVAFASKKGYDHYKTRSFVIPPEQDIPI; encoded by the exons ATGgcgaatttaaaatttttgtttataaccCTTAtg gcAGTAAACTACATTGCTGCGAACGAGGTGACTATCAAGGAAGAGGATTATGATaaaat attcGACTTCGCTAACATGGTCTGCGCATGTTCAga GCATAAGCTAGAACAGACGAAG TGTTCTTTACCGCCACCGTTCAACCAAACAGATGGAGTTCT GAATACTAATGTTAACCAATTTTGCGAAGCCTTCAC AATTATCAAAGATAAACATGATGGAACCAGCCCAACAGAACCAACCCCTGTTGTAATAACTAAAACTACAAGCGATGGGCCCGGAGGTTCCACAACAAAACCAACCCCCGCTGCACCAGCTAACGCTACAAGCGATGGGCCCGGAGGTTCCACAACAAAACCAACCCCCGCTGCACCAGCTAACGCTACAAGCGATGGGCCCGGAGGTTCTACAACAAAACCAACCCCCGCTGCACCATCTAACGCTACAAGCGATGGGCCCGGAGGTCCCACAACAAAACCAACCCCCGCTGCACCAGCTAACGCTACAAGCGATGGGCCCGGAGGTTCCACAACAAAACCAACCCCCGCTGCACCATCTAACGCTACAAGCGATGGGCCCGGAGGTCCCACAACAAAACCAACCCCCGCTGCACCAAGTAACGCTACAAGCGATGGGCCCGGAGGTTCCACAACAAAACCAACCCCCGCTGCACCAGCTAACGCTACAAGCGATGGGCCCGGAGGTTCCACAACAAAACCAACCCCCGCTGCACCAGCTAACGCTACAAGCGATGGGCCCGGAGGTTCCACAACAAAACCAACCCCCGCTGCACCAACTAACGATACAAGCGATGGGCCCGGAGGTTCCACAACAAAACCAACCCCCGCTGCACCAAGTAACGCTACAAGCGATGGGCCCGGAGGTCCCACAACAAAACCAACCCCCGCTGCACCAAGTAACGCTACAAGCGATGGGCCCGGAGGTTCCACAACAAAACCAACCCCCGCTGCACCAACTAACGCTACAAGCGATGGGCCCGGAG GTCCCACAACAAAACCAACCCCCGCTGCACCAGCTAACGCTACAAGCGATGGGCCCGGAGGTTCCACAACAAAACCAACCCCCGCTGCACCATCTAACGCTACAAGCGATGGGCCCGGAGGTTCCACAACAAAACCAACCCCCGCTGCACCAACTAACGCTACAACCGTTAAACCCGGAACTGAGCCAGCTGCACCAAAAGAAGTTGATGAAAA gggtgGAAAAGCAGGTGAATTCACAAATAGCGAGGATCCGAACAAGTATTCGTTAGCAACGCTCCTAATAATACTGTTTTGTTCTTTTGGCGCCGGCCTGCTCGTTGCTTTTGCATCTAAAAAGGGATACGACCACTACAAAACTCGATCATTTG TGATCCCGCCTGAACAGGACATACCGATATAA
- the LOC118268661 gene encoding mucin-1 isoform X34, translated as MANLKFLFITLMAVNYIAANEVTIKEEDYDKIFDFANMVCACSEHKLEQTKCSLPPPFNQTDGVLNTNVNQFCEAFTIIKDKHDGTSPTEPTPVVITKTTSDGPGGSTTKPTPAAPANATSDGPGGPTTKPTPAAPANATSDGPGGPTTKPTPAAPTNATSDGPGGSTTKPTPAAPTNDTSDGPGGSTTKPTPAAPSNATSDGPGGPTTKPTPAAPSNATSDGPGGSTTKPTPAAPTNATSDGPGGPTTKPTPAAPANATSDGPGGSTTKPTPAAPSNATSDGPGGSTTKPTPAAPTNATTVKPGTEPAAPKEVDEKGGKAGEFTNSEDPNKYSLATLLIILFCSFGAGLLVAFASKKGYDHYKTRSFVIPPEQDIPI; from the exons ATGgcgaatttaaaatttttgtttataaccCTTAtg gcAGTAAACTACATTGCTGCGAACGAGGTGACTATCAAGGAAGAGGATTATGATaaaat attcGACTTCGCTAACATGGTCTGCGCATGTTCAga GCATAAGCTAGAACAGACGAAG TGTTCTTTACCGCCACCGTTCAACCAAACAGATGGAGTTCT GAATACTAATGTTAACCAATTTTGCGAAGCCTTCAC AATTATCAAAGATAAACATGATGGAACCAGCCCAACAGAACCAACCCCTGTTGTAATAACTAAAACTACAAGCGATGGGCCCGGAGGTTCCACAACAAAACCAACCCCCGCTGCACCAGCTAACGCTACAAGCGATGGGCCCGGAG GTCCCACAACAAAACCAACCCCCGCTGCACCAGCTAACGCTACAAGCGATGGGCCCGGAG GTCCCACAACAAAACCAACCCCCGCTGCACCAA CTAACGCTACAAGCGATGGGCCCGGAGGTTCCACAACAAAACCAACCCCCGCTGCACCAACTAACGATACAAGCGATGGGCCCGGAGGTTCCACAACAAAACCAACCCCCGCTGCACCAAGTAACGCTACAAGCGATGGGCCCGGAGGTCCCACAACAAAACCAACCCCCGCTGCACCAAGTAACGCTACAAGCGATGGGCCCGGAGGTTCCACAACAAAACCAACCCCCGCTGCACCAACTAACGCTACAAGCGATGGGCCCGGAG GTCCCACAACAAAACCAACCCCCGCTGCACCAGCTAACGCTACAAGCGATGGGCCCGGAGGTTCCACAACAAAACCAACCCCCGCTGCACCATCTAACGCTACAAGCGATGGGCCCGGAGGTTCCACAACAAAACCAACCCCCGCTGCACCAACTAACGCTACAACCGTTAAACCCGGAACTGAGCCAGCTGCACCAAAAGAAGTTGATGAAAA gggtgGAAAAGCAGGTGAATTCACAAATAGCGAGGATCCGAACAAGTATTCGTTAGCAACGCTCCTAATAATACTGTTTTGTTCTTTTGGCGCCGGCCTGCTCGTTGCTTTTGCATCTAAAAAGGGATACGACCACTACAAAACTCGATCATTTG TGATCCCGCCTGAACAGGACATACCGATATAA
- the LOC118268661 gene encoding mucin-5AC isoform X6 — translation MANLKFLFITLMAVNYIAANEVTIKEEDYDKIFDFANMVCACSEHKLEQTKCSLPPPFNQTDGVLNTNVNQFCEAFTIIKDKHDGTSPTEPTPVVITKTTSDGPGGSTTKPTPAAPANATSDGPGGSTTKPTPAAPANATSDGPGGPTTKPTPAAPANATSDGPGGSTTKPTPAAPSNATSDGPGGPTTKPTPAAPSNATSDGPGGSTTKPTPAAPANATSDGPGGSTTKPTPAAPANATSDGPGGSTTKPTPAAPTNDTSDGPGGSTTKPTPAAPSNATSDGPGGPTTKPTPAAPSNATSDGPGGSTTKPTPAAPTNATSDGPGGSTTKPTPAAPSNATSDGPGGSTTKPTPAAPTNATTVKPGTEPAAPKEVDEKGGKAGEFTNSEDPNKYSLATLLIILFCSFGAGLLVAFASKKGYDHYKTRSFVIPPEQDIPI, via the exons ATGgcgaatttaaaatttttgtttataaccCTTAtg gcAGTAAACTACATTGCTGCGAACGAGGTGACTATCAAGGAAGAGGATTATGATaaaat attcGACTTCGCTAACATGGTCTGCGCATGTTCAga GCATAAGCTAGAACAGACGAAG TGTTCTTTACCGCCACCGTTCAACCAAACAGATGGAGTTCT GAATACTAATGTTAACCAATTTTGCGAAGCCTTCAC AATTATCAAAGATAAACATGATGGAACCAGCCCAACAGAACCAACCCCTGTTGTAATAACTAAAACTACAAGCGATGGGCCCGGAGGTTCCACAACAAAACCAACCCCCGCTGCACCAGCTAACGCTACAAGCGATGGGCCCGGAGGTTCCACAACAAAACCAACCCCCGCTGCACCAGCTAACGCTACAAGCGATGGGCCCGGAG GTCCCACAACAAAACCAACCCCCGCTGCACCAGCTAACGCTACAAGCGATGGGCCCGGAGGTTCCACAACAAAACCAACCCCCGCTGCACCATCTAACGCTACAAGCGATGGGCCCGGAGGTCCCACAACAAAACCAACCCCCGCTGCACCAAGTAACGCTACAAGCGATGGGCCCGGAGGTTCCACAACAAAACCAACCCCCGCTGCACCAGCTAACGCTACAAGCGATGGGCCCGGAGGTTCCACAACAAAACCAACCCCCGCTGCACCAGCTAACGCTACAAGCGATGGGCCCGGAGGTTCCACAACAAAACCAACCCCCGCTGCACCAACTAACGATACAAGCGATGGGCCCGGAGGTTCCACAACAAAACCAACCCCCGCTGCACCAAGTAACGCTACAAGCGATGGGCCCGGAGGTCCCACAACAAAACCAACCCCCGCTGCACCAAGTAACGCTACAAGCGATGGGCCCGGAGGTTCCACAACAAAACCAACCCCCGCTGCACCAACTAACGCTACAAGCGATGGGCCCGGAG GTTCCACAACAAAACCAACCCCCGCTGCACCATCTAACGCTACAAGCGATGGGCCCGGAGGTTCCACAACAAAACCAACCCCCGCTGCACCAACTAACGCTACAACCGTTAAACCCGGAACTGAGCCAGCTGCACCAAAAGAAGTTGATGAAAA gggtgGAAAAGCAGGTGAATTCACAAATAGCGAGGATCCGAACAAGTATTCGTTAGCAACGCTCCTAATAATACTGTTTTGTTCTTTTGGCGCCGGCCTGCTCGTTGCTTTTGCATCTAAAAAGGGATACGACCACTACAAAACTCGATCATTTG TGATCCCGCCTGAACAGGACATACCGATATAA
- the LOC118268661 gene encoding mucin-5AC isoform X27 — MANLKFLFITLMAVNYIAANEVTIKEEDYDKIFDFANMVCACSEHKLEQTKCSLPPPFNQTDGVLNTNVNQFCEAFTIIKDKHDGTSPTEPTPVVITKTTSDGPGGSTTKPTPAAPANATSDGPGGPTTKPTPAAPANATSDGPGGPTTKPTPAAPTNATSDGPGGSTTKPTPAAPANATSDGPGGSTTKPTPAAPTNDTSDGPGGSTTKPTPAAPSNATSDGPGGPTTKPTPAAPSNATSDGPGGSTTKPTPAAPTNATSDGPGGPTTKPTPAAPANATSDGPGGSTTKPTPAAPSNATSDGPGGSTTKPTPAAPTNATTVKPGTEPAAPKEVDEKGGKAGEFTNSEDPNKYSLATLLIILFCSFGAGLLVAFASKKGYDHYKTRSFVIPPEQDIPI; from the exons ATGgcgaatttaaaatttttgtttataaccCTTAtg gcAGTAAACTACATTGCTGCGAACGAGGTGACTATCAAGGAAGAGGATTATGATaaaat attcGACTTCGCTAACATGGTCTGCGCATGTTCAga GCATAAGCTAGAACAGACGAAG TGTTCTTTACCGCCACCGTTCAACCAAACAGATGGAGTTCT GAATACTAATGTTAACCAATTTTGCGAAGCCTTCAC AATTATCAAAGATAAACATGATGGAACCAGCCCAACAGAACCAACCCCTGTTGTAATAACTAAAACTACAAGCGATGGGCCCGGAGGTTCCACAACAAAACCAACCCCCGCTGCACCAGCTAACGCTACAAGCGATGGGCCCGGAG GTCCCACAACAAAACCAACCCCCGCTGCACCAGCTAACGCTACAAGCGATGGGCCCGGAG GTCCCACAACAAAACCAACCCCCGCTGCACCAA CTAACGCTACAAGCGATGGGCCCGGAGGTTCCACAACAAAACCAACCCCCGCTGCACCAGCTAACGCTACAAGCGATGGGCCCGGAGGTTCCACAACAAAACCAACCCCCGCTGCACCAACTAACGATACAAGCGATGGGCCCGGAGGTTCCACAACAAAACCAACCCCCGCTGCACCAAGTAACGCTACAAGCGATGGGCCCGGAGGTCCCACAACAAAACCAACCCCCGCTGCACCAAGTAACGCTACAAGCGATGGGCCCGGAGGTTCCACAACAAAACCAACCCCCGCTGCACCAACTAACGCTACAAGCGATGGGCCCGGAG GTCCCACAACAAAACCAACCCCCGCTGCACCAGCTAACGCTACAAGCGATGGGCCCGGAGGTTCCACAACAAAACCAACCCCCGCTGCACCATCTAACGCTACAAGCGATGGGCCCGGAGGTTCCACAACAAAACCAACCCCCGCTGCACCAACTAACGCTACAACCGTTAAACCCGGAACTGAGCCAGCTGCACCAAAAGAAGTTGATGAAAA gggtgGAAAAGCAGGTGAATTCACAAATAGCGAGGATCCGAACAAGTATTCGTTAGCAACGCTCCTAATAATACTGTTTTGTTCTTTTGGCGCCGGCCTGCTCGTTGCTTTTGCATCTAAAAAGGGATACGACCACTACAAAACTCGATCATTTG TGATCCCGCCTGAACAGGACATACCGATATAA
- the LOC118268661 gene encoding mucin-5AC isoform X4, translating to MANLKFLFITLMAVNYIAANEVTIKEEDYDKIFDFANMVCACSEHKLEQTKCSLPPPFNQTDGVLNTNVNQFCEAFTIIKDKHDGTSPTEPTPVVITKTTSDGPGGSTTKPTPAAPANATSDGPGGSTTKPTPAAPANATSDGPGGPTTKPTPAAPANATSDGPGGSTTKPTPAAPSNATSDGPGGPTTKPTPAAPSNATSDGPGGSTTKPTPAAPANATSDGPGGSTTKPTPAAPANATSDGPGGSTTKPTPAAPTNDTSDGPGGSTTKPTPAAPSNATSDGPGGPTTKPTPAAPSNATSDGPGGSTTKPTPAAPTNATSDGPGGPTTKPTPAAPANATSDGPGGSTTKPTPAAPSNATSDGPGGSTTKPTPAAPTNATTVKPGTEPAAPKEVDEKGGKAGEFTNSEDPNKYSLATLLIILFCSFGAGLLVAFASKKGYDHYKTRSFGGVRNQA from the exons ATGgcgaatttaaaatttttgtttataaccCTTAtg gcAGTAAACTACATTGCTGCGAACGAGGTGACTATCAAGGAAGAGGATTATGATaaaat attcGACTTCGCTAACATGGTCTGCGCATGTTCAga GCATAAGCTAGAACAGACGAAG TGTTCTTTACCGCCACCGTTCAACCAAACAGATGGAGTTCT GAATACTAATGTTAACCAATTTTGCGAAGCCTTCAC AATTATCAAAGATAAACATGATGGAACCAGCCCAACAGAACCAACCCCTGTTGTAATAACTAAAACTACAAGCGATGGGCCCGGAGGTTCCACAACAAAACCAACCCCCGCTGCACCAGCTAACGCTACAAGCGATGGGCCCGGAGGTTCCACAACAAAACCAACCCCCGCTGCACCAGCTAACGCTACAAGCGATGGGCCCGGAG GTCCCACAACAAAACCAACCCCCGCTGCACCAGCTAACGCTACAAGCGATGGGCCCGGAGGTTCCACAACAAAACCAACCCCCGCTGCACCATCTAACGCTACAAGCGATGGGCCCGGAGGTCCCACAACAAAACCAACCCCCGCTGCACCAAGTAACGCTACAAGCGATGGGCCCGGAGGTTCCACAACAAAACCAACCCCCGCTGCACCAGCTAACGCTACAAGCGATGGGCCCGGAGGTTCCACAACAAAACCAACCCCCGCTGCACCAGCTAACGCTACAAGCGATGGGCCCGGAGGTTCCACAACAAAACCAACCCCCGCTGCACCAACTAACGATACAAGCGATGGGCCCGGAGGTTCCACAACAAAACCAACCCCCGCTGCACCAAGTAACGCTACAAGCGATGGGCCCGGAGGTCCCACAACAAAACCAACCCCCGCTGCACCAAGTAACGCTACAAGCGATGGGCCCGGAGGTTCCACAACAAAACCAACCCCCGCTGCACCAACTAACGCTACAAGCGATGGGCCCGGAG GTCCCACAACAAAACCAACCCCCGCTGCACCAGCTAACGCTACAAGCGATGGGCCCGGAGGTTCCACAACAAAACCAACCCCCGCTGCACCATCTAACGCTACAAGCGATGGGCCCGGAGGTTCCACAACAAAACCAACCCCCGCTGCACCAACTAACGCTACAACCGTTAAACCCGGAACTGAGCCAGCTGCACCAAAAGAAGTTGATGAAAA gggtgGAAAAGCAGGTGAATTCACAAATAGCGAGGATCCGAACAAGTATTCGTTAGCAACGCTCCTAATAATACTGTTTTGTTCTTTTGGCGCCGGCCTGCTCGTTGCTTTTGCATCTAAAAAGGGATACGACCACTACAAAACTCGATCATTTG GGGGTGTCCGCAACCAGGCATAA